The genome window ttacatTTACTGCGGCCAAAACAAGTTGGAGGGACAAAAAAGTTCGCTAAAATAACGGGCCTAGGTTTTACCGCAGGCTAGGCTATTTTGGACCAAGATCAGCAGACCctgtccatgatataatttgccatttCTAATTCTTCACCCTTCACTAATGCAGAAGTGAGtcacaatttaatttatattttcttccTTTTCGTCTGCaataaaattatactccgtaacttgtaacattgtgagtACAAGTTAATCATTTTCTTTTGCATTGATAGATATCACAATAAAAGTTATCTTATCATGCTGTTTGCTGTTTAGCCCAACTAAAACAAATGTAAAGACTGCAAATCCAGTGAAGTGTCCATGAACAGAAGAAGAATAGTGCATAGAACTACATAGTTTACAGACTGACTACGAGCCTGTCATGATTGTCTTTATTGCTTGCAAACACGAAGAAAACCATGGCTTCCTCAAAGCATTATTGAGATGACAACAACTAAAGGCTCATCAAGAGAAGTATCAATCCTCACTAAGATCAACTCGCATGTTACTACAATCGGTATGCCTAGGCTTACAGCTTTGAAGCGGCTCCCTTATCCAAAAACCAAACCAATTCCTTTTCTGGTGAAACCATTTGCACGGGCAGCGAAATGGGATTTTGACTGCTGCCTAATGCTGTGTACACAGCATCCGCCTTAGATGCGCCCGGTACAACAAGAGCAATGTTTGTGGAAGAGTTGATGACAGGGAATGTGAAAGTGATCCTTTCCGGAGGGGGTTTTGGAGAGTCCTTGATGAACGCAACCCACTTCTCTTTCTCTTGGAGAAGAGGATGCCCGGGAAATAGAGAAGCAACATGCCCATCAGGGCCCATGCCCAAAAGCATTAGGTCAAACTGTGGAAATCCACTTGCCTCAGATGTGCTTACGATCTTCCGTTCCACCAAATGCTTGAGACAGGTTTCATAATCCTCTGCTGCACCTTCAGCTGACAAGGCATCATTTATGGCGTATACATTACCAGCAGGAATAGGTACCTGACAACGAAGAGCAAAACATAGTACCCTTTATattttacaaaccaacaaacaattaaaatataaacaaaaaataaagataaggATAAAAATCCTGCAACCTTCAGAAAAAATGCTCAACATATATCATTATTGCATATAGAGTTAATAAATGAACAATGCAGAGTATTGCCATTCAAACAAAAGCATCAGACAAAGcttcaagaaaaagaaatatagAGATTTTTTGACAATAAAGAATGCCATGATCAAAATTAAACAGAGGATCACAATATGTTGGCAGACTAATTTGGAACTAAAAATTAACATAGAAATGGTTGATATGAAAGGAACAGATAATGGCAAGGCAACTCATGTCAAAGTAAAAGAACATTATAAAGGCAATCACCTAACTCTTCTCCTGCAAAGATATCATTAGTCTACTATGCAATGTTGCTTGTTTAGTTTGTTCTTGTGTGTCATTAGGCAATCTAATGTAGCTTTGTTGAACCTTCACTGGACTGGATATCCTAGGGAAATAAGGATCCTTGAATCTTCACTGGAGAGGATATCCTAGGGAACTAAGGATCAAAGACAGtatgtaaatattaaaatactagCAATTCTGTAGCAAAGATTCACAGCAAAAACCCTTTGGCATACAGCATAATGGGCAAACTTGAAAGGAATGACAGTATCACAGTAATTCATTGCCTCACCTTGTGTTTGATCTCACCTGCATATATGTTCACAACTATGCTTTTTAAGTCTTTAGAATGTCTCAAGTATTGTTTTCGTTAAGTACAATATCATGTGTTCTTCGAACATTTATAGACCATACACACTTGTGAGTAAGATTATTTCACAGAGCATTAAAATCTGTTCAAACACACTGCATTTGATTGGGAAAAATATGATCAGTAGGGGAATGGCTTTGAGAAGGGGCAAATCTACTCACTGGTAAAACCAAAGGGCTATAGGAACCTCATAATCTCAAACCTCTAACAACTTACTTCTATAAGCACAATGCAAAGAGTCATCAACATTTAGATGTTATAAGTCTGgcattgaaaatttgaaattatttttaactatatCACTAACCAAAGCATAAAGAACACTAATATAACAATGGCAGAGTGGCATTAAAATGTTATAGATTTTTCATAGTATCTATCTAGTATCTAGGTACCAAATGCTGGGAAATCAGAAAAATGGTTCAAGCTTTCCCCATTCCAAGGGGGCACAAATCAGAAAAAATATTATCATCTGCTTGCGAATTGGATGGTTTAATTCACATAGAAACACACTCACTAAACCTCAAATTGAATACCTTGGATAGAAACCCATCATAAGCGAGCAAGTAATTGCTATCTGGGTGATCCTTTGGAACCACACGCTCATCCACCCAGAAAACGTGCCATTTTGACCAGTCTACAGAGTTGATATAAGGAGGCTCCAGCAATTTACTGCAATTCCGGCATAATAAACTCAGATAATTTTAGAAATTAGGAAAACTGAAGCACGAATGTGAGCGACGAACTACCTGAGACACTTTATAAGAGACCCACCGGAGACAACGACGGAGAACGAAGCTCTCTCCTTGCAAACTTTCTCCGATAAATCGGCAGTGTATTTCGCCACAGAAGCCTTCAGTTCCTCCTCTGAATCGAACACTTCAACTTTCGCTTTCCCCTTCCCAGTCACTGCTTCCGCCATCGATGCTTTCGCTCGGGATCCAAACACTTTAATATCCTTATCTGTTAAGGACAAGCTTTTCCGCCAAACGGAGCAAGACGGCGGCGTTGCTGAGACAGAGGCGAAGGTCAACGGAACGGACGGCGATGATCGTCGGAAAGAAGAGAATCCGGTAGGTAAAGTGCGCACGTTAGAAGAAGAGAGCAGACGAGGTGAGGCGGCGATGTGCATTGTAGACTCCGCAAGCTTTTATACGGAATTGTGGAAAGACCGGTGGCAGATGAGCGTGAAGTAGAGTGGAGACAGAGGTGTTAGGTGTAGGCAAAATAAAAGTGGTattgtatatgtacataaatacataaaatttgGTATTGACTACTTGTGGTTCAGTAGtttgaaaaaatagttatgaattgatattgtattgtattgtatgagtctgtagtactcaaaaaataataatacatatttcATATtcgagttcaattttttttaagcaaaaaaactAGACCATGCTTCAACGTCCGTGCTTGCGATAAGAAGTTGCACTCTGACCCGGAATGAACGGTGGCCGGGTAGGAATTAATCAAATCTGTTGGCGGTTTGTTCGGACTTGCTGCTGGCCCATAGTAACTAATCCCGTTGGGTTTTTTGGTTCTGAACTGCTCCCTAGTTTTTGCCATTTGTTGGCCTGCGAGCcgatatatttttttaggcCTACGTGCCGCTTTTGGTTTGATGCTGGACTGCTTCTGTTTAATTGTTATGATTTCATCTTGTACGCTGAGTGGCCTATGTGCCTATGTGGTTGGTTGGCCTGGGTGCCTTGTGTTGTGCTTGGTATGCGTTACAGCtgttttggatgtcattatagtCCTCGAAACAGGTGTTATGTTGTCGGATTTGTGGTAGGACGGCGCATGGTGCTTAGTTGATAAGAATGGTGCTAGTTTTGGTGTGTATGACAACTGTTTAGAGTTTCTATCTTCTTGGATTGTCCTGAAAATAGCTGTTATGCTGCTGAAATTTCGAGGGTGTACTAGAGGACTTGGGCTGCTCATAAGCTCTGACATCTGcattttcagttaattatttctttatttaggTTTGGACTTTAGTTAGCTTGAGCAGCTTTTACTAATTTTCATTCTTTAGACCTTGGCTAAATATTTGGGCTTGGGTCAAttctttgatttatttattcttttagtaGTAAAGGCCTCTCTTTAGGCCTTGTTTGATTTATAGTCACTTTTGGGTCATCATATGtaagaatttattttttgggttaatAATAAAGTTCtgattttgttatatatatatatatatatatataggcttctGTTCACATGCGTACTGCACGCTCAGGTAAGAAATAAGAACAAACGCAAGCCGTTGATCATCTTTCATCCAACGTCAGTAGTTGCTCTGAATTTTTCGCGTCTCGTCAACGGTAAGGGGTTTCTtgtctttttactttttttcttaatcTATTATGCTATTGTGATCTATCCCGCGCCATTAGTCTGTGTTTTCATTCGCATAACACCTCATGTGATCGCGTAGGTGTCCCAATGCTTCTTTACCAATTTCTTCGTCGAACAACAGGTTTGAGTTTGTTGATCGCGTAGGAGTTCCCAGTTCTTGTTTTTCAAATTCTTCATCAATTGTTGTTCACTTATACGATCGCAATGGAGTCAGGTATTGTTTGTGTTTTGAGTCCGTGTATTATATGCATTATTTTCGAACTTGTTGTTGATCTCTATTCCAATATTGGATgcatttttgttataatttagttgcttttgtaaataattaagttatattttaattgcatCTATATTGTGTATTGGATGCACTATGTATACAATTTATATGCACATTGCTTTATAAGTAGGTGCAATGCTtgtttaattgtatatattttatcataGATAACTGGTAAATTTATAATTGCACTaagtatttagttttttttttattccaggTAGATGTATCTTTGGTTAGTACTGGTGTACCTTTTATATGATTTACGTGCATACTATGGCTTAAGTAtgtaaaatttagttttttgttGATTTCGAGTAGATGCATCTTTGGTTAGTACTGGGtgccatggttgcagtaggcgctaggcgttagtcgggcggtagactaccGCCTAAGcagtctaggcggcgcctaggcgatgacctataaaaacaaaaaattaattcatgtgtgtgggtgtatgtcatatattatattatatatatatatatatatatatatatatatatatatatatattacttctcttacttatataaataaataaatttaaatatatataaatataataataaaattaacaaggccgactcgctcgagttaactcagctaactctaccgagttgggcgagttaactcagtcaaattcggcccagtcggctGCCAACTCGGCCCaatcggccgagttaggcgctaggcggccgaccacctaggcggacgcctagggagcaattcgcctcggtttaggagcgcttagcgcctaggcgggtggctaggcggcctaggcggagatTTTTACAACAGTAGTGGGTGCACCTTTAATATCATTTACATgctttgttaggaatatagcggaataatgcggaagcgaataatcgaaaattgagaattatagaagttaaataatagggaaaatatataataatgacaaaataataaaatagaatatatatattatcactcaaaaagaattaaagaatgaataatatatatgtatgctacGTGAGGTAATTAAAgacaaggaaagaaagaattcaATTGAGGTGTGAATTACAAAGCAAATTCCTAGAGTATTATACATTACAAAATTGAGTGAAATGCGGCAAACACAAGGAAATCCAACAATAGCGGTGGAGAAGTGTAGGAACGTGAGCATGCATGCGAAATCATTGGAGGAATGGTCCAAGATTAATTTGAGCcacatatcaatatatcatattctaacaatctccaccttggatcaaattTATTGCAGAGTTAGCAACTGGAACAGCCGACTAAATTCAAGCATTGCTTGAACTTAGTAATAGGAAGAGGCTTGGTAAGCATGTCTGCTGGATTCTCCAATGTGTGAACCTTCTGGACAACAATATCTCCTGCAGCTACAACatctcggatgaaatggtatctgacatcaatgtgtttggttttggCATGATATGTATCATTCTTGGTGAGATGGATAGCACTTTGGCTATCTGAGAACACAACAGTCTAACCTTGTGAAACACCAAGCTCCATAACCAAACCTCGTAGCCAAGTAGCTTCTTTAACACCCTCTGTTGCTGCAATGTATTCTGCCTCAGTCGTAGATAACGCAGCAATAGACTGAAGCGTAGCTTTCCAACTGATAGCACAATTACAAAGAGTGAAAATATAACTGGAAAGTGATCGACGTTTGTCAAGATCACCACCATAATCAGAATCTACAAAGCCCACAATGTCAGTAGATGCAGAAGAACTCCGGTCAAAAATCAAGCCCAAAGAGGAAGTACCTTTTAGGTACCGTAGAATCCATTTAACAGCGTTCCAATGTTCCTTACCAGGGTTGTGCATATAACGGCTCACAACACTTACAGCATGAGCCAAATCAGGTCTAGTGCACACCATAGCATACATAAAACTACCAACAGCACTAGAGTAAGGAACTTTTGACATATAAGCCACATCAACATCAGATTTAGGGCATGAATCAAAAGACAACTTAAAATGTGCACCAAGTGGAGTAGACACAGGCTTACAATTAGACATATTGAATCGATCAAGCACCTTCTCAACATACTTTTTCTGGGATAGATAAAGTTTACCAGCTTGACGATCCCTGTGTATCTCCATGCCAAGAATCTTCTTTGCTGCACCAAGAtctttcatctcaaactcattgcTTAGTTGAAACTTCAACTTCTCAACAAGAGACATGTCAGGGGAAGCAATgagcatatcatcaacataaagtaGAAGGTAAACAAAAGACCCATTAGAAAATTCTTTGAAATAGACACAACTGTCATATTGGCTTCTTGAGAATCCTTGCCCTAGCATACAAGTATCAAACCGCTTGTACCATTGccttggagcttgctttaacCCATAAAGAGACTTCTGTAGACGGCAAACACAATGTTCCTTTCCAGGAACCTCAAACCCCTCAGGTTGGTACATGTAAAGCTCTTCATCAAGCTCTCCATGTAGGAATGCAGTCTTTACATCAAGTTGCTCCAACTCCAAATCAAAAAGAGCAACAAAAGCAAGTAGTACACGTATAGAGGTATGACGAACAACAGGAGAAAAGATCTCGTTAAAGTCAATACCTTCACGTTGATCGAAACCTCGAACAACCAACCGTGCTTTCCACCGTGCTTTCTCAACCCCAGGGAtgccttctttcttcttgtaaATCCACTTACAACTCAATGGGCGTTTACCTTTTGGCAACTCTACCAGCTCCCAACTCAATGGGCGTTTACCTTTTGGCAACTCTACCAGCTCCCAAGTTTCATTCTTTTTACCTTTTGGCAACTCTACCAGCTCCCAAGTTTCATTCTTATGGAGACTTTCTATCTCCTCCAGCTCCCAAGTTTCATTCTTATGGAGACTTTCTATCTCCTCTTGCATAGCAAGCAACCACTTGGATGAGTTGGCACAAGAAATAGCCTCAGAATAGTAGGACGGATCACCATTAACCTCTTGTGCAACTGAAAGAgcataagcaaccaagtgggtttcatcatcactagcatacctagcaggttttttaattgtcctcctagGTCGGTCTTGGGCAATAGAGTGCTCTCGCTGTGGCTGAACGAGAGGCGCAGTgctagtagatgcatcatctttagtattacaatcaatggtagtactATCAGTAGGCttgaactcaaactccaccttTTCTCCAGTACTCTGCATATCACCTGTACTGGGAGCAACACAATCTTTTCCAGAAGaaagtagtgcattttcatcaaaagtgatatcgCGGCTTAGAACGATCTTGTGAGAATCAGAAGACCACAGACGATACCCTTTTGACTCAgaagcataaccaaggaaaatgcatttgacagctctcgggtttaatttacccgtactggaatgagcataagcaggacatccaaaaactcgtaacatagagtagtcaacaggattacctgaccaaacttcttctggaattttgaaatcgagggatgaatgtggagacctatttaccaaataggatgcagtagaaacggcctcggcccaaaaatcacgccgcttccataacccagcattagagagcatacaacgagctctctccaacagagtcctgttcatacgttcggcaacaccattctgctggggttttCCAGGCAAGGTCTTGTGCCTAGCAATTCCTTGTGTTGCACAGAACTCAGTGAAATCTCTCTCACAGAACTCCAAGCCATTGTCTGTCATgagcttcttgacctttttccctgtttgagtctcaacgagaattttccactttttgaaaatagaaaatgcctgatttttatgtttcaggaaatagacccagactttacgagaaaagtcatcaataatagacataaaatatctacagcctcccatagactggactttagtcggtccccataaatcagaaTGTGTATATTCCAATACACCTTTAgtacggtgtgtagcagtagagaaactaaccctcttttgtttcccaaaaacacaatgctcacaaaattgtaatttacccgtacctgaaccgaggaggcctttcttgctcaggatatgcatgcctttctcactcatatgccccagacgcatatgccatagttgagtgagatcagcatcagacaccgatgaggataccgcaactgaacctgtcactgtgctgccatgcaacacgtacaagcttccagaacgagaagctttcataagaacaagagagcctttaataactttcagaactccaccttcagctgtgtacttgcaccccagagattccaaggtgcccaatgaaatcagattgcgtttcaaatcaggaatataccgaacattggtaagagtcctgataacgttatcatgagttttgatatgaacacttccaattccactaaccttgcattgggcatcattacccatcaagacaactccaccatcaactggttccagagagatgaaccagtctttgtgtggacacatgtggaatgtacaactagagtccagaatccactcagtGTCGCTCCGTTTGTCACCGGAGCTAATAGATAACATcacatcgccttctgaatcactctcaacaacactagcttcagcagacttcttttctctctcttgtttgttcttcagtttgaagcattcagtcacatcatgaccatgcttcttgcagtacttacaggatttgttggacttacgtcctttggacttggatctagattttttattgctactctctgtttcaactgaacgacccctaacaatcaagccttcacctttgtccccagacttagtttctaagtcaaatttttctttggacagtaggttcgacttaacactgtcgaaagttaggactccaagagaattaccatacagcataatttctttgaaatgcttgtatgattcagggagagaaacaagcaataaaatagcacgatcctcatcgtcaattacgacatcaatattttccaagtccaataaaatagaattgaattcatccaaatgagactgaattgaagtaccttccgtcatacggattgtgtacagccgctccttcaggcgcagcttgttcgctagagatttgtccatgtagcgcgaatccagctcggaccataaacttgacgtagtcgtctcacctatcacctcacgtagaaccgatttagacaggcacaactgaatggttgaacgtgccttgtcatctaaatcttcccaatcttcatctgtcattgtagccggtttcttcttcttcccagctagcgctttcttcaaaccgttctgggtcagaacggcttccatctgaaccttccagatagaaaagctaattttcccgtcgaacttctcgatatcgaacttggtaacagtcgacatctttgaaaataatcCTCAATTaaacctggctctgataccacttgttaggaatatagcgaaataatgcggaagcgaataatcgaaaattgagaattatagaagttaaataatagggaaaatatataataatgacaaaataataaaatagaatatatatattatcactcaaaaagaattaaagaatgaataatatatatgtatgctacGTGAGGTAATTAAAgacaaggaaagaaagaattcaATTGAGGTGTGAATTACAAAGCAAATTCCTAGAGTATTTATACATTACAAAATTGAGTGAAATGCGGCAAACACAAGGAAATCCAACAATAGCGGTGGAGAAGTGTAGGAACGTGAGCATGCATGCGAAATCATTGGAGGAATGGTCCAAGATTAATTTGAGCcacatatcaatatatcatattcTAACATGCTTACTATGGTTTAAGTACTTgcactatttatttattgtatataGTTTATGGTAGAGTCTCAGGagttatacattttttttttttttgcatttagtACATAATGGTGCAATAATTTAAAGTAGTTGGACACACATGTGAATGTGATTCTTATCGTTTGGATACTTCTCCTAGTTTGACAAAATATCATGTCCCTGTTTGTGAAGATTTGGTTAAACCTGTTGTTGGGAAGGTTTTCCCTAATTTGGATTCTAGTGTtgcattttatattaaatatgcTTCAGTTGTGGGGTTTGATGTTCGACACAGTACGATGAAAAAAATCTAGCGATGGGGTGATAGTTTGGATGTTTTAAGAATGTTGTTTGTATGGATAACTCTTCAGCAGCAGAATTGGATGGTGTTGAGTGTTTTGTTAGAAAGAGGCGAAGAGTTTCGAATAGGGTTGGGTGTAGGGCTCGTGTTGCTTTTAGATATGCGAGTAACGGTACTTATTGTATTCACTCGTTTAAGGAGCTTCACAATCATTCACTGTCCTCATTATTGTCAAGACAATTTCTTAAGGGGAATTGGAAGATTGGTGTTGGTCATATGAAGTTTGTTGCTGATTGTGTAAAAGTGAACATTGGGTCAGTGCAGAGTTTTCAGTTGTTCAAGGAGATGGTTGGTAGTTTCTCAAATGTTGGTGCAACAAGTGTGGAATTTCGAAATATTAAAAGGGACataaattcatattcttctGGTGTTGATGCTCAGATGGTTGCGACTAATttcttaaagaaaaaagaagtatgcccagctcttttctttgcatttgACGTTAATGAGTATGATCAATTATCCAGGGTTTTTTGGGCTGATGCTATTTCTAGGAAGAATTTTACCATTTTTGGTGATGTTGTGTCATTTGATGCTACATATCAGACAAACATGTTAGTTTTTGTTATGTTACtgcataattattatattctattATGTTATTGGTAAGGTGTTTTTATTATAGTGCAAGTATATATAGCTATAGATGCAACAAGGTTGCActattatgtgcatgtagtaTCTGACAAAACTTGACCTTTGTTTTTCCGGGTATGATATGGTATTTACACCATTCACTggtgttaataaccataaaaagTGTATTACTTTTGGTGCTGGGTTGTTGACAAAAGAGGATATTGAGTCATGTGTGGTTGTTTGAAAAATTCAAGGAAGCGATGGGTAGTGAGCCAACATTGTTTGTTACTGATCAAGACCCAGCAAGGAGGGTTGCATTTCCAGGTGTGTTTAAGGAAGCTAAGCATAGGTTTTGTATGTGGCATATTATGTCTAAGGTAGGAGATAAGGTTGGTCCCTCTTTGAGTAAAAATGAGTCTTTTTACTCAATAGTGAATATGAGGCAagtattcaaaatttgaagacACAACTGTCCATGGAGAAACATGCTGCATATGCGTATACTGTTACTATATTTTACGAGGTTTAATATGAGAGTTGTGCAACATGTTTTAGTTGTCGAGTTGTAAATGTTAGGGAGGATCAATGTTTTTTGTACTATGAAATTAAAGATGGAGACAATCGAGTTTTTAGTGTCGTGCATAATGTTGTGGAGGTTATTGCTTCATGTGGGTGAAAAATGTTTGAAAGGATGGGGCTACTGTGTAGGCATATTTTTGTAGTTTTTAAAGACCTGAAATTGGATCCAATTCCGTTGAGATATGTAGTTAAGCGATGGACTAAGGATGCATCTTTGGGTTGGACTTTTGATATTGATGGTGTTGTTGTTGATCAATGGGAAGGTGTTGATGAAAAGTTGGTGTTATTGAAATCTGTTTTGTCGGATATTCAATGTTGTATTAGTATAGTTCAGTCTTATATGGATCGCTTGCAAATGTTTTCTTAGATCATTAAGGAGCATAAAGACATGCTTTTATCAGACCCAGGTTGCTGTTCTTTTGCTGTTGGTAAGAGGTCAATCATTGAGGCAATTTTGTGGTTTTTTTGTTCCTTCCGATGTTTCTATTCTTCCACCAAAGAAAGCAAAGAATAAGGGGAGTGGTAGGCGCATTAAAGGATTCAAGGAGATTGTTATTGAAGAAAGTAAGAAAGAGAAGACCTGCAAGACTTGCAATTGGTCATGATAGCAGGAATTGTGTACTGAGGAAGAAACACTGCCCCTCATAGATAGTTTAGGTGCAAAACTGTTATTTTTTTACATTCTATTATCAAAATATGACTATGACTGATTCTTATACTTGTGGCATAATAGATATGGAAGGTGTTTTA of Ipomoea triloba cultivar NCNSP0323 chromosome 3, ASM357664v1 contains these proteins:
- the LOC116014182 gene encoding probable 6-phosphogluconolactonase 4, chloroplastic translates to MHIAASPRLLSSSNVRTLPTGFSSFRRSSPSVPLTFASVSATPPSCSVWRKSLSLTDKDIKVFGSRAKASMAEAVTGKGKAKVEVFDSEEELKASVAKYTADLSEKVCKERASFSVVVSGGSLIKCLSKLLEPPYINSVDWSKWHVFWVDERVVPKDHPDSNYLLAYDGFLSKVPIPAGNVYAINDALSAEGAAEDYETCLKHLVERKIVSTSEASGFPQFDLMLLGMGPDGHVASLFPGHPLLQEKEKWVAFIKDSPKPPPERITFTFPVINSSTNIALVVPGASKADAVYTALGSSQNPISLPVQMVSPEKELVWFLDKGAASKL